From the Candidatus Paceibacterota bacterium genome, the window CAAAAAGGAACTTGACGATTTAATAAAGACTCTGATCACCCAAGGCGGCTCCGACCTTCATCTCTCGGAAGGCCGACATCCGACTATTCGCGTGGCCCGGGAATTAATTCCGTTGGTGAAGAAAAATGCCTTAACGGAAAAGGATACCAGCGCTTTTTTGGATATTCTTTTAAGCCCAGGCAATAAGGCACACTTCCAACTCAATAAAGAGATTGATTTCTCTTACAATTTCAATGATCAGGCCCGCTTCCGAGGCAATGGTTTCTATCAGCAAGGGAAAGTTAGTATTGCTCTGCGCCTTATTCCAAAAAGTATTGCCTCCGTTAAGGATTTACATCTTCCTGAAGTATTGGAAACCTTCGCGCGCAAGCAACAGGGATTCTTTCTGGTAGTGGGACCGGTGGGGCAGGGAAAAACTACAACCTTGGCCGCTTTAATCGAATTGATTAATCAGGAAAGAGCCGAGCACATCATCACTATTGAAGATCCAATTGAGTACATTTACGAACAGAAAAAGGCCATTATCGATCAGCGGGAAGTTAGGGTTGACACGGCTGATTTTAAGACAGCTTTAGTCAGTGTTTTGAGAGAGGATGTGAATGTAATCCTTCTCGGAGAAATGCGAGATCCGGAGACGATGGCCGCGGCTGTCACGGCGGCAGAAACGGGTCACTTAGTTTTCTCCACTTTACATACAAACAATGCCTCCCAGACTATTGACCGAATCATTGACTCTTTTCCGGCCGAGCAGCAAAACCAGATTCGGGTGCAACTTGCCGGCGCTTTGACCGGAGTTTTCTCTCAGCGATTAGTTCCTCGTATTTCCGGAGGCTTAATTCCAATCTACGAACTTCTGATTGCCAACAATGCCGTGGCCAACCTTATTCGAGAAAAACGTACTCACGAGATTAACACGGTTATTGAGACCAGTTCCGATGAAGGCATGATCGATATGAATCGCTCCATTGTGGAATTGATCCGAGCCGGGGAAATTACCATTGAGAATGGTTACAAACATTCCTTTGATCCGAAAGTGCTTGAGAAAATGCTGTAGGAAAAAGCTGCTGCATTTTTCCTCACTAACAGACATTTTCTTCCAGATAAAGTAAAATAAAAAAATGCTCTTCAACTACAAAGCCATAGACTCCGCTGGCTCCGAGAAAAACGGTTCAATTGAAGCTATTAATATTGATGTCGCCATTAACGGTCTGCAGCGTCGCGGCTTAATTATCTCTGAAATCAAGCCTGCCGAAGATGCCGGTGGCCTCTTCGGCCGCAAAATCAATCTCTTTCAGCACGTCTCAAACAAAGAGATTGTTATTCTCTCGCGCCAGATGTCCACTCTTTTCAGTGCTCAAGTATCGGCGCTCCGAATTTTCCGATTGCTTTCCACGGAAGTTCAAAATGAAACTCTCCGAAATGTTCTGACGGAAGTAGCTGACGATCTTCAAGGGGGGAGCACCATTTCCAAAGCTTTAGCTAAGCATCCGAAAGTCTTTTCCATCTTTTATGTCAACATGGTTAAGGCCGGTGAAGAGTCCGGCAAACTTGATGAAACTTTTATTTATTTAGCCGATTATCTTGATCGAAATTACGCCGTTACCTCAAAGGCGCGCAATGCTCTGATTTACCCCGCTTTCGTTATCTTCACCTTCGTGGCCGTGATGGTCTTGATGCTTACCTTAGTTATTCCAAAAATCGGCAGTATTTTAACCGGTGCCGGACAACAGATCCCAATTTATACTCGAATCATTATCGCCATGAGCAGTTTTATGGTCAATTACGGATTATTTCTGTTAATTGCTCTAATCATTCTAGGATTTTTCGCTTATTACTACACTCGCGGGGCGGCTGGCAAGGAAGCTTTGGGGCGAGTAAAACTGGACTTTCCATATGTCGGCACTCTCTATCGCAAGCTTTATCTCTCTCGTATCGCCGACAATATGAATACGCTGCTCGTCAGTGGAATTCCGATGATTAAAGTTATTGAACTGACATCGAGCGTGGTAGACAATATCATTTATGAAAATATTCTGAACAATATTATGGAAGCAGTGAAAGGAGGAAGTGCCCTATCAGATGCCATGGGAAGATATCCAGAGATTCCTAGTATTATGGTTCAGATGGTAAAAATTGGGGAAGAGACAGGGGAACTCGGGCATATTTTGGATACCTTGGCCAAGTTTTATCAAAGAGAAGTGGTAAATGCCGTGGATACCCTGGTTGATTTAATTGAACCGGTGATGATTGTGCTTCTCGGTCTCGGCGTAGCCTTTCTTCTGGCTTCCGTTCTTATTCCGATTTATAACATTAGCTCGGCTATTTAATCCGTTCAGTTGTCCACAGCTCCTTTGTATAGAGAGCTTATTTAACATATAATATAGACATTAGTCGAAAACGACCCTTTGTAAAAAAAGGGATAGAAGGGTCGAATTATTATTAGAAAATTAAAAGTTTAAATGAAAAAATTCACTAAAGGATTCACCCTGATCGAACTCTTGGTGGTTATCGCCATTATTGGTATCTTAGCTTCCGTAGTACTCGCTTCTTTGAACACTGCTCGAAGCAAAGGAACGGATGCAGCTATCAAATCAAACCTTGCTAATGGTAGAGCTCAAGCAGCTATTTATTACGATGGTTCAGGTAATAGCTATGTCGGAGTCTGTACTGCCGCTACCGGTACTCAACCGATGGTTCTGGCCGCCGCTAAAGCCGCTGGAATTGCTTCTGTAGGAACGGGTGCTTACACCTCAACTACGGCAGTCTGTCATGACTCAGCCAGTGGATGGGCCGCGATGGTGCCATTGAAAAATCCTACAACTGCAGGAAACGGATGGTGCGTTGACGCAAGTGGTGCTTCCGCAGAGACCGGTGTTCTAGGTGCCGCTTCCGTTACGTGTGGATCATAATTAGTTCTGATTGATTGTGAAAAGAAAAGCCGCCCGTTGGGCGGCTTTTCTTTTTCTGTTATAATTTAAAGATGAAAAGAAGCAGAGGTTTCACTCTCATTGAGCTCATCGTGGTAATCGGTATTATTGGTCTTCTGACTGCCATTGTTATAGCTAATCTCGGTACAGCTAGAGCCAAAGGACGCGATTCCAAGCGAGCGTCTGATATCAAACAGCTTCAGTTAGCTCTGGAAAATTATTTCACCAACAACCAAACTTATCCTGTTTGTAATGACACAAGCTGTTTGCCCGGCGCTTTAGCTCCAACTTATTTACCAAGTATGCCGACTGACCCAACCAATAGTGGAAATTATGTTTACGGCTACATCGGCAACGCCTCTACCTATTGTCTAGGCATCACTTTGGAAGTTCTAAATCCAAATACTCTAGGCACCAGCGCTTCCTGCAGTACCAATATCTCCGGCAATAGTTTCAAAGTTTCCAACCAGTAATGTCTTTGCTCTTTCTTTTTTTATTTTTTCTTTTCGGCACCATTGTCGGCAGTTTCTTAAATGTAGTTATTCTTCGATATAACACTGGCCGCACCGTGGTCCGCGGCCGCTCCTCGTGCCCGCACTGCGGGCACGTCCTCGGCTTCGCCGAGCTCATCCCAATTTTAAGCTTTCTCTTTCTGCGCGGCCGCTGCCTAAAATGCCGCTCTAAAATATCGTGGCAGTATCCTTTAGTTGAACTTTTAGCAGGCCTGATTTTTGCTGCTGCCTACTTTCACTCGGCCGTGACGGGCTGGGCGATTTTAGGAATTGATTTGATAATTTTCAGCTTATTAATTGTAATTCTTGTCTACGATCTGAAGCATAAAATCATTCCGGATGGCTTAGTCTATGCCTTTATTATTATTAGTTTAATCAAACTACTGATTTTATATTTTTTTCCATTATTTATTCTGCGCCCGACCGCCCTCGATTTTCTAGCTGGACCAATTTTCTTCCTCCCGTTCTTTTTGCTCTGGTATTTCTCCGGCGGCCGCGCCATGGGTTTTGGCGACGCCAAACTGGCGGCGGGCATTGGTTGGTTCCTCGGATTTTTTGGCGGCCTCTCGGCAATCGTTCTCGGTTTCTGGAGTGGCGCGGCGCTCGGCATCATTCTTTTGATTGTTCAATCAAGACGAGTTACAATGAAGACTGAAATACCTTTTGCCCCCTTTCTCATTCTCGGTCTTCTCCTCGTTTATTTTCTGGGATGGGACGTAACAGGACTCTCATATTTTCTTCACTAATGGAAAAGAGAACAACGAAAAAAGAAAAATCCGGACTTTTAACTTCTAAGGCCGGTTTTACTCTCGTTGAACTTCTAGTGGTCTGTGCCATCTTTGTAATTATTACGGCCGTTGTTCTGGCGCGTCAGAATCGTTTTTCCAGTGACATCCAACTGACCAATCTGGCTTATCAAGTGGCTATCTCTATTCGCCAAGCTCAAGTTTATGGTCTTGGCGTAAAAGGCGCCAGCACCAACTTCAACACAGGATACGGTATTGATTTCACTGCCGCCTCTCCCAATACTTACCAACTGATTGCCGACAACAATCAGGATAAATTATATGATCAGGCGCCGAGTCCTGCCGATTCCCTGGTTAGCAGCTACCAACTCCAACAAGGGGCCAAGATTGATAATCTTTGTGTCACCGATGCTTACAACAGCAAGACTTGCTCGAAAGGAGGAAATCTAACCTCGCTGGATATTTTCTACCTTCGTCCGGATCCTTCTTCCAATATTAGCGCCAACGGTCAGTTTAGTGGCGGGGTCTCTTACAACAGCGCCTCCATTACTCTCGTTTCATCAATCGGTGATCGATACAAATGCGTCACCATTTATCAGACTGGCCAAGTCTCGGTCAATCCCGGTGTGGGTGCCTGTCCATGAACAAGTTAAAAGTAAAAAATAAAAAGCTGAAAGTCCGTGGTTTTACCCTGATTGAATTAATGGTGGCTTCTACTATTTTCATTATTGTGATGGTAATCGCTATTTCTTCTGTTTTAAATATCATCAACGTTAACCGGAAGGCCCAATCACTCAATTCCATCATGACTAATTTAAGCTTTGCTCTGGAGAGCATGGTCAGAGATGTACGCGAGGGAAGCGGTTATTGCGCCACTGGCTCGTATGGTTGTCCGTCTGCCGTCAATACTTCCTCTATCAGTTTTACTAACTATCTTAGTCAGCAGGTTATTTATAGTTATTGTGGACCAAATACCAGTAGTGTGTATTGTCCGCAAAGTCAGGCAAACGGTTATATCAGCAAAAGCATTAATGGCGCCGCCGCTTCAGTTATTACGGCTCCTGAAGTTAATATCACCAACATGCTTTTCTCTATTAGAGGCAACGGTAGTAGTGACGGGCAGCAACCAATTATTCTTCTTATTATTCAAGGAAAGACCGGTGCCAGTCTCAAAACTCAATCCACTTTTCAGGTTGAAACTTTGATTACTCAGAGATTATTGGATTCATAAAAAATATGTTCATAAAGTTCATAATGTTCATAAAGTTCATAAAGTCTCAAACCAGGAGGCCTTTAAAAACCTTACAAACTTTACAACTTTATAAACTTCAATTCGGTTTTACTTTAATTGAAACTCTGGTAGCTATCGCTATTCTAATTCTAGCCATTGTTGGGCCGCTTACCATTGCCTCAAACAGTCTAAATTCCGCTTATTATGCCAACGACCAGGTAACCGCTTTTTATTTGGCTCAAGAAGGTATCGAATACCTGCGATATTTACGCGATGCCAATTTCATCAATCAATTATCTTCCAATGGCGCCACTTGGGATACCGGCATGACCGGTTGTACCAGTTCATCTTTGTGTGGACTTGACTCATCTAATGTCTTTACCGGCGGTAAGATCC encodes:
- a CDS encoding type II secretion system protein, which translates into the protein MKKFTKGFTLIELLVVIAIIGILASVVLASLNTARSKGTDAAIKSNLANGRAQAAIYYDGSGNSYVGVCTAATGTQPMVLAAAKAAGIASVGTGAYTSTTAVCHDSASGWAAMVPLKNPTTAGNGWCVDASGASAETGVLGAASVTCGS
- a CDS encoding prepilin-type N-terminal cleavage/methylation domain-containing protein, which produces MKRSRGFTLIELIVVIGIIGLLTAIVIANLGTARAKGRDSKRASDIKQLQLALENYFTNNQTYPVCNDTSCLPGALAPTYLPSMPTDPTNSGNYVYGYIGNASTYCLGITLEVLNPNTLGTSASCSTNISGNSFKVSNQ
- a CDS encoding type II secretion system F family protein — its product is MLFNYKAIDSAGSEKNGSIEAINIDVAINGLQRRGLIISEIKPAEDAGGLFGRKINLFQHVSNKEIVILSRQMSTLFSAQVSALRIFRLLSTEVQNETLRNVLTEVADDLQGGSTISKALAKHPKVFSIFYVNMVKAGEESGKLDETFIYLADYLDRNYAVTSKARNALIYPAFVIFTFVAVMVLMLTLVIPKIGSILTGAGQQIPIYTRIIIAMSSFMVNYGLFLLIALIILGFFAYYYTRGAAGKEALGRVKLDFPYVGTLYRKLYLSRIADNMNTLLVSGIPMIKVIELTSSVVDNIIYENILNNIMEAVKGGSALSDAMGRYPEIPSIMVQMVKIGEETGELGHILDTLAKFYQREVVNAVDTLVDLIEPVMIVLLGLGVAFLLASVLIPIYNISSAI
- a CDS encoding prepilin-type N-terminal cleavage/methylation domain-containing protein, whose translation is MNKLKVKNKKLKVRGFTLIELMVASTIFIIVMVIAISSVLNIINVNRKAQSLNSIMTNLSFALESMVRDVREGSGYCATGSYGCPSAVNTSSISFTNYLSQQVIYSYCGPNTSSVYCPQSQANGYISKSINGAAASVITAPEVNITNMLFSIRGNGSSDGQQPIILLIIQGKTGASLKTQSTFQVETLITQRLLDS
- a CDS encoding prepilin peptidase, with translation MSLLFLFLFFLFGTIVGSFLNVVILRYNTGRTVVRGRSSCPHCGHVLGFAELIPILSFLFLRGRCLKCRSKISWQYPLVELLAGLIFAAAYFHSAVTGWAILGIDLIIFSLLIVILVYDLKHKIIPDGLVYAFIIISLIKLLILYFFPLFILRPTALDFLAGPIFFLPFFLLWYFSGGRAMGFGDAKLAAGIGWFLGFFGGLSAIVLGFWSGAALGIILLIVQSRRVTMKTEIPFAPFLILGLLLVYFLGWDVTGLSYFLH
- a CDS encoding PilT/PilU family type 4a pilus ATPase — protein: MDYKKELDDLIKTLITQGGSDLHLSEGRHPTIRVARELIPLVKKNALTEKDTSAFLDILLSPGNKAHFQLNKEIDFSYNFNDQARFRGNGFYQQGKVSIALRLIPKSIASVKDLHLPEVLETFARKQQGFFLVVGPVGQGKTTTLAALIELINQERAEHIITIEDPIEYIYEQKKAIIDQREVRVDTADFKTALVSVLREDVNVILLGEMRDPETMAAAVTAAETGHLVFSTLHTNNASQTIDRIIDSFPAEQQNQIRVQLAGALTGVFSQRLVPRISGGLIPIYELLIANNAVANLIREKRTHEINTVIETSSDEGMIDMNRSIVELIRAGEITIENGYKHSFDPKVLEKML
- a CDS encoding type II secretion system protein, which produces MEKRTTKKEKSGLLTSKAGFTLVELLVVCAIFVIITAVVLARQNRFSSDIQLTNLAYQVAISIRQAQVYGLGVKGASTNFNTGYGIDFTAASPNTYQLIADNNQDKLYDQAPSPADSLVSSYQLQQGAKIDNLCVTDAYNSKTCSKGGNLTSLDIFYLRPDPSSNISANGQFSGGVSYNSASITLVSSIGDRYKCVTIYQTGQVSVNPGVGACP